The following are from one region of the Lytechinus pictus isolate F3 Inbred chromosome 4, Lp3.0, whole genome shotgun sequence genome:
- the LOC129282954 gene encoding uncharacterized protein LOC129282954 isoform X3 yields the protein MASIEKMKEFSTLGREMGLSGGELSSFVTDSMEREREREKEVHELRLAQIKIEQAKLEERPLEFSGIKLKVGKFDESTDSFDSYITKFELLMDSQNVPKQVRCLHLISNLTGKSLDVVNRMNSTDRTDYDRVKRELMEYFHLTENGYRKKFRSVRPNREERPKQFAVRMKGYFDKWLDLSGVGDYDSLVDLVVREQFLDCCPREVVGFLKERNCGKLHEMVECAEIYVHAHGLHTFIGHRNDKFNPKNQNQRQNQNQKQKLSQIHNTKSVLGPQADRKPKYASSTKNSTKPSYGNSGTKNGCYMCGSPNHLKWNCPMKPIVHSAQAMSVEDTPLDSVRSENSGLHLNRNENFMSIGTLRSDDRASSQSKSTGFVESSAGCVLIGNPMITVPSESESVETLGMAYDEVGAMIDDMPVVSGRLLPKNKPVSVLKDSGSSTSVVRTSLVLDNQFTGVIQLVRLIDGTLRRFPRANIMLDSPYFIGEINALCMPNCLCDVIIGNDVKGAREPKDPDLQWVPSIVQKANSSDVDDRVSEVDMQSSEVVSSSEDNVRVSKMDESVTKVDEVLDDVPSCVDEAMAVETRAQKQSQSKPKQDLKVRDSGVKVKSEDFLREQKDDLSLKPLWNKVNDIETKSRFLFMSEKNCLYRQERDMRNPSVGVGPKLVVVPKTHRSEIMRIAHDSLFGGHLGINNTLSKVKAQFYWPSMYEDVANFCRSCDVCQKTVSKGRVPKTTLGKLPIVGVPFQRIAIDLMGPFIPSARGHTHILTIVDYATRYVEAIPLKSISTVDVAEALVTVYSRVGVPCEVMSDLGTQFVSDLMRKVSQLLSVKQITSSRYHPMCNGLVERYNGVIKTALRRLCSEEPRQWDRYLPALLFALREAPSSSLGFSPFELLYGRHVRGPMDILRELWTNESIDAELGILGSSKLITIATQLQFAIRN from the exons ATGGCTAGCATAGAGAAAATGAAGGAGTTTTCTACTTTAGGTAGGGAGATGGGACTTAGTGGTGGCGAATTGAGTAGTTTTGTCACAGATTCGATGGAACGTGAACGAGAACGTGAAAAGGAAGTTCATGAATTGCGCTTGGCCCAAATTAAAATTGAACAGGCAAAATTAGAGGAACGCCCTCTTGAGTTCAGTGGGATTAAGTTGAAGGTAGGAAAGTTTGACGAATCAACTGACAGTTTTGATTCTTACATAACAAAGTTTGAATTGTTAATGGATAGTCAGAACGTACCAAAACAAGTTAGGTGCTTgcatttaatttcaaatctGACTGGAAAATCGCTGGATGTAGTGAATAGAATGAATAGCACTGATCGCACCGATTATGATAGGGTAAAGCGTGAGCTTATGGAATATTTCCATCTTACTGAGAATGGTTATAGAAAGAAATTCAGGTCGGTAAGACCAAATAGGGAAGAGCGCCCAAAACAGTTTGCTGTTCGGATGAAAGGATACTTTGATAAGTGGTTGGATTTGTCTGGTGTTGGTGATTACGATTCCCTGGTCGATTTGGTTGTTAGGGAGCAATTTTTGGATTGTTGCCCCAGAGAGGTAGTTGGATTCTTGAAGGAAAGGAATTGTGGGAAGTTACATGAGATGGTTGAATGTGCTGAGATATATGTGCATGCGCATGGATTGCATACTTTCATTGGTCATAGAAATGATAAATTCAATCCTAAGAATCAGAACCAAAGACAgaatcaaaatcagaaacagaaattaagtCAGATCCATAACACTAAATCAGTATTAGGTCCACAGGCAGATAGGAAGCCCAAGTATGCTAGTTCAACGAAAAATAGCACAAAACCTAGCTATGGTAATAGCGGTACAAAGAATGGGTGTTATATGTGTGGTAGTCCGAATCATTTGAAATGGAATTGTCCAATGAAGCCCATAGTTCATTCAGCTCAGGCTATGAGTGTGGAGGACACTCCACTGGATAGTGTTAGGTCAGAAAATTCGGGTTTACATTTGAATAGGAATGAGAATTTTATGTCAATAGGAACTTTGCGTTCAGACGATAGGGCTAGTAGTCAGTCAAAATCCACTGGATTTGTTGAAAGTTCAGCTGGATGTGTTCTCATAGGCAATCCAATGATTACAGTTCCGTCAGAAAGTGAGAGTGTTGAAACGCTTGGTATGGCATACGATGAGGTTGGTGCAATGATTGATGATATGCCAGTTGTTTCGGGTAGGTTGTTACCCAAGAACAAGCCTGTTTCCGTGCTGAAGGATTCTGGGAGTAGTACAAGTGTAGTGAGAACGAGTTTAGTATTAGACAATCAGTTCACGGGAGTGATTCAGTTAGTTAGGCTGATAGATGGTACTCTGAGACGTTTTCCTAGGGCAAATATCATGCTAGATAGTCCCTATTTCATTGGAGAAATCAATGCCTTGTGTATGCCCAATTgtttgtgtgacgtcattattggCAATGATGTGAAGGGGGCACGTGAGCCCAAGGATCCTGACCTGCAATGGGTGCCTAGTATAGTTCAAAAGGCGAATAGTTCCGATGTTGATGATCGGGTATCCGAAGTTGATATGCAAAGTTCGGAAGTTGTGTCGAGTTCGGAAGATAATGTTCGGGTTTCCAAAATGGATGAGTCTGTTACGAAAGTGGATGAGGTTTTGGATGATGTGCCTTCATGTGTGGATGAGGCGATGGCTGTTGAAACTAGAGCACAAAAGCAAAGTCAATCTAAACCTAAACAAGATTTGAAAGTAAGAGACTCGGGAGTAAAAGTGAAGTCGGAGGACTTTTTGCGAGAGCAAAAGGATGATTTGTCACTTAAGCCTTTGTGGAACAAGGTGAATGATATCGAGACTAAATCGAGATTCTTGTTCATGTCAGAGAAGAATTGTCTTTATCGACAAGAAAGGGATATGAGAAATCCAAGTGTTGGTGTTGGTCCCAAGTTAGTGGTTGTTCCAAAGACACACAGGTCTGAGATTATGCGAATTGCCCATGATTCATTGTTTGGTGGACATCTCGGCATTAACAATACATTGTCAAAGGTTAAAGCCCAGTTTTATTGGCCAAGTATGTATGAGGATGTTGCCAATTTCTGCCGATCATGTGACGTGTGTCAGAAGACTGTTAGTAAAGGGAGAGTCCCCAAAACGACTCTCGGTAAGTTACCGATAGTTGGCGTCCCATTTCAACGAATTGCGATAGATTTAATGGGTCCATTCATTCCATCTGCAAGAGGACATACTCACATCTTGACGATAGTAGACTATGCGACTAGATATGTAGAAGCTATACCATTGAAATCAATATCGACTGTAGATGTAGCTGAGGCATTAGTCACTGTGTATAGTAGGGTAGGTGTTCCTTGTGAAGTAATGTCAGACTTAGGTACACAATTTGTATCTGATTTAATGAGGAAGGTGTCACAGTTGTTATCAGTCAAACAAATAACAAGCTCTAGATACCATCCGATGTGTAATGGCCTTGTAGAGAGGTACAATGGAGTAATTAAGACAGCTTTGAGGCGTCTTTGTTCTGAGGAGCCACGTCAGTGGGACAGGTACTTACCTGCTTTGTTGTTTGCTCTGCGAGAAGCACCCAGTTCGAGCCTGGGGTTTTCTCCATTTGAATTACTCTATGGTAGACATGTGAGAGGTCCAATGGATATTTTGAGAGAATTATGGACGAATGAGAGTATTGACGCAGAGTTAG GTATCCTTGGATCTTCGAAGCTAATCACAATCGCAACTCAATTACAATTCGCGATTAGAAATTAG
- the LOC129282954 gene encoding uncharacterized protein LOC129282954 isoform X2, which produces MASIEKMKEFSTLGREMGLSGGELSSFVTDSMEREREREKEVHELRLAQIKIEQAKLEERPLEFSGIKLKVGKFDESTDSFDSYITKFELLMDSQNVPKQVRCLHLISNLTGKSLDVVNRMNSTDRTDYDRVKRELMEYFHLTENGYRKKFRSVRPNREERPKQFAVRMKGYFDKWLDLSGVGDYDSLVDLVVREQFLDCCPREVVGFLKERNCGKLHEMVECAEIYVHAHGLHTFIGHRNDKFNPKNQNQRQNQNQKQKLSQIHNTKSVLGPQADRKPKYASSTKNSTKPSYGNSGTKNGCYMCGSPNHLKWNCPMKPIVHSAQAMSVEDTPLDSVRSENSGLHLNRNENFMSIGTLRSDDRASSQSKSTGFVESSAGCVLIGNPMITVPSESESVETLGMAYDEVGAMIDDMPVVSGRLLPKNKPVSVLKDSGSSTSVVRTSLVLDNQFTGVIQLVRLIDGTLRRFPRANIMLDSPYFIGEINALCMPNCLCDVIIGNDVKGAREPKDPDLQWVPSIVQKANSSDVDDRVSEVDMQSSEVVSSSEDNVRVSKMDESVTKVDEVLDDVPSCVDEAMAVETRAQKQSQSKPKQDLKVRDSGVKVKSEDFLREQKDDLSLKPLWNKVNDIETKSRFLFMSEKNCLYRQERDMRNPSVGVGPKLVVVPKTHRSEIMRIAHDSLFGGHLGINNTLSKVKAQFYWPSMYEDVANFCRSCDVCQKTVSKGRVPKTTLGKLPIVGVPFQRIAIDLMGPFIPSARGHTHILTIVDYATRYVEAIPLKSISTVDVAEALVTVYSRVGVPCEVMSDLGTQFVSDLMRKVSQLLSVKQITSSRYHPMCNGLVERYNGVIKTALRRLCSEEPRQWDRYLPALLFALREAPSSSLGFSPFELLYGRHVRGPMDILRELWTNESIDAELGNEYEYVIDLRKRLVESWQLAQDTLKSSAKRYPWIFEANHNRNSITIRD; this is translated from the exons ATGGCTAGCATAGAGAAAATGAAGGAGTTTTCTACTTTAGGTAGGGAGATGGGACTTAGTGGTGGCGAATTGAGTAGTTTTGTCACAGATTCGATGGAACGTGAACGAGAACGTGAAAAGGAAGTTCATGAATTGCGCTTGGCCCAAATTAAAATTGAACAGGCAAAATTAGAGGAACGCCCTCTTGAGTTCAGTGGGATTAAGTTGAAGGTAGGAAAGTTTGACGAATCAACTGACAGTTTTGATTCTTACATAACAAAGTTTGAATTGTTAATGGATAGTCAGAACGTACCAAAACAAGTTAGGTGCTTgcatttaatttcaaatctGACTGGAAAATCGCTGGATGTAGTGAATAGAATGAATAGCACTGATCGCACCGATTATGATAGGGTAAAGCGTGAGCTTATGGAATATTTCCATCTTACTGAGAATGGTTATAGAAAGAAATTCAGGTCGGTAAGACCAAATAGGGAAGAGCGCCCAAAACAGTTTGCTGTTCGGATGAAAGGATACTTTGATAAGTGGTTGGATTTGTCTGGTGTTGGTGATTACGATTCCCTGGTCGATTTGGTTGTTAGGGAGCAATTTTTGGATTGTTGCCCCAGAGAGGTAGTTGGATTCTTGAAGGAAAGGAATTGTGGGAAGTTACATGAGATGGTTGAATGTGCTGAGATATATGTGCATGCGCATGGATTGCATACTTTCATTGGTCATAGAAATGATAAATTCAATCCTAAGAATCAGAACCAAAGACAgaatcaaaatcagaaacagaaattaagtCAGATCCATAACACTAAATCAGTATTAGGTCCACAGGCAGATAGGAAGCCCAAGTATGCTAGTTCAACGAAAAATAGCACAAAACCTAGCTATGGTAATAGCGGTACAAAGAATGGGTGTTATATGTGTGGTAGTCCGAATCATTTGAAATGGAATTGTCCAATGAAGCCCATAGTTCATTCAGCTCAGGCTATGAGTGTGGAGGACACTCCACTGGATAGTGTTAGGTCAGAAAATTCGGGTTTACATTTGAATAGGAATGAGAATTTTATGTCAATAGGAACTTTGCGTTCAGACGATAGGGCTAGTAGTCAGTCAAAATCCACTGGATTTGTTGAAAGTTCAGCTGGATGTGTTCTCATAGGCAATCCAATGATTACAGTTCCGTCAGAAAGTGAGAGTGTTGAAACGCTTGGTATGGCATACGATGAGGTTGGTGCAATGATTGATGATATGCCAGTTGTTTCGGGTAGGTTGTTACCCAAGAACAAGCCTGTTTCCGTGCTGAAGGATTCTGGGAGTAGTACAAGTGTAGTGAGAACGAGTTTAGTATTAGACAATCAGTTCACGGGAGTGATTCAGTTAGTTAGGCTGATAGATGGTACTCTGAGACGTTTTCCTAGGGCAAATATCATGCTAGATAGTCCCTATTTCATTGGAGAAATCAATGCCTTGTGTATGCCCAATTgtttgtgtgacgtcattattggCAATGATGTGAAGGGGGCACGTGAGCCCAAGGATCCTGACCTGCAATGGGTGCCTAGTATAGTTCAAAAGGCGAATAGTTCCGATGTTGATGATCGGGTATCCGAAGTTGATATGCAAAGTTCGGAAGTTGTGTCGAGTTCGGAAGATAATGTTCGGGTTTCCAAAATGGATGAGTCTGTTACGAAAGTGGATGAGGTTTTGGATGATGTGCCTTCATGTGTGGATGAGGCGATGGCTGTTGAAACTAGAGCACAAAAGCAAAGTCAATCTAAACCTAAACAAGATTTGAAAGTAAGAGACTCGGGAGTAAAAGTGAAGTCGGAGGACTTTTTGCGAGAGCAAAAGGATGATTTGTCACTTAAGCCTTTGTGGAACAAGGTGAATGATATCGAGACTAAATCGAGATTCTTGTTCATGTCAGAGAAGAATTGTCTTTATCGACAAGAAAGGGATATGAGAAATCCAAGTGTTGGTGTTGGTCCCAAGTTAGTGGTTGTTCCAAAGACACACAGGTCTGAGATTATGCGAATTGCCCATGATTCATTGTTTGGTGGACATCTCGGCATTAACAATACATTGTCAAAGGTTAAAGCCCAGTTTTATTGGCCAAGTATGTATGAGGATGTTGCCAATTTCTGCCGATCATGTGACGTGTGTCAGAAGACTGTTAGTAAAGGGAGAGTCCCCAAAACGACTCTCGGTAAGTTACCGATAGTTGGCGTCCCATTTCAACGAATTGCGATAGATTTAATGGGTCCATTCATTCCATCTGCAAGAGGACATACTCACATCTTGACGATAGTAGACTATGCGACTAGATATGTAGAAGCTATACCATTGAAATCAATATCGACTGTAGATGTAGCTGAGGCATTAGTCACTGTGTATAGTAGGGTAGGTGTTCCTTGTGAAGTAATGTCAGACTTAGGTACACAATTTGTATCTGATTTAATGAGGAAGGTGTCACAGTTGTTATCAGTCAAACAAATAACAAGCTCTAGATACCATCCGATGTGTAATGGCCTTGTAGAGAGGTACAATGGAGTAATTAAGACAGCTTTGAGGCGTCTTTGTTCTGAGGAGCCACGTCAGTGGGACAGGTACTTACCTGCTTTGTTGTTTGCTCTGCGAGAAGCACCCAGTTCGAGCCTGGGGTTTTCTCCATTTGAATTACTCTATGGTAGACATGTGAGAGGTCCAATGGATATTTTGAGAGAATTATGGACGAATGAGAGTATTGACGCAGAGTTAGGTAACGAGTATGAATACGTAATTGACTTAAGGAAGCGGTTGGTCGAGTCTTGGCAATTGGCGCAAGACACTTTGAAATCCTCCGCAAAGAG GTATCCTTGGATCTTCGAAGCTAATCACAATCGCAACTCAATTACAATTCGCGATTAG